The nucleotide sequence CTTGCAGCAACACACTTGTGAAAGGACATGTTTTCAATTCAATTGTTATGTTTCCAAAATCTGAGTGATGGATGAATGGTTGGTAACTTTTTGCCCACGAGGATTGCACCAACGGTATCTTCTTGTAGTCCATACTTCCAGAGACCAGGTGCTTGCTGTTACAAACTGTGAGAATGCTTCCCTGGACAAGAACAAGACCTTGGATTAGTGCCTCCACAACATCCAAATCCAGATGATTGGAGGGCCCACCAAGCAGTATTCTGTGCAGTTTCATGGTAGTTATCTTGGCAAACGCATCTCTGCTCCTCTGACCACCATACAACATGTACCTAGGCTGGAGTGCTAGATTCCCAGTGACACCAAAAGAACCCACGTGAGGTTGGAGATTTTGTTCAGGCATTCCTGGGAAGCAGCGCATCATATACAATAAGGGATTAGAAGATGATTCTAACCCGTCAATGCGGTGCTGACTGAACACAGCGATCTGAACCGTAGCCAAATGGAAAACTGTCCCAGAAATTGGTTGTAGCTCTCTTGCAATTAGTTGGAGTATCGTTGATTGACCAATACCATTTGGCCCAAACCATGTGATGCGGCTGTCAAGGTCAATTCCAAAATTTAAATTCCTAAACAAAACGGGTCCGCATGTTGCATCACTGAAACTTATTGTAGGAGGACCAAGTTTGTCATCGGAAATCGGGAACTCCAATTTATAGTCAGGGTCATTTACAATCTCATCCACATGTCCCAACCAGTCCAAAGCCTTAATTCTTGACAAAGCTGATAGATTGGTAGCTTCCCACAAATAAACTGTGCTTGCAAGAGCTATTACAAGGTTATTGCAGCTTCCCCAAACCAAAAAATTGAGGTAGTAATCATCTACGAGGTGTGGAGCATCCACTGTCTTCTCTGAAGGTTGAGGAATGTGTCTTTGGGGCTCTGCTGGTT is from Malus sylvestris chromosome 5, drMalSylv7.2, whole genome shotgun sequence and encodes:
- the LOC126624280 gene encoding uncharacterized protein LOC126624280; translation: MLLGKWGVVDVNDCCSCATYLVDSRIVDGRHLCITTNSQVVTLYTYLPTSCNSLREVNDRVKALGHLMSTTILSQWKTILLEYGFTYASIELDRFILSRSAIDFDFANMMLFKGRKGPIEMILREFSSLKQDKPAEPQRHIPQPSEKTVDAPHLVDDYYLNFLVWGSCNNLVIALASTVYLWEATNLSALSRIKALDWLGHVDEIVNDPDYKLEFPISDDKLGPPTISFSDATCGPVLFRNLNFGIDLDSRITWFGPNGIGQSTILQLIARELQPISGTVFHLATVQIAVFSQHRIDGLESSSNPLLYMMRCFPGMPEQNLQPHVGSFGVTGNLALQPRYMLYGGQRSRDAFAKITTMKLHRILLGGPSNHLDLDVVEALIQGLVLVQGSILTVCNSKHLVSGSMDYKKIPLVQSSWAKSYQPFIHHSDFGNITIELKTCPFTSVLLQVFMLHNWWSYASSLAPKVEPSTTLLVSTKEGLVQKVSSQAVLT